A stretch of Bradyrhizobium sp. AZCC 2262 DNA encodes these proteins:
- the cobO gene encoding cob(I)yrinic acid a,c-diamide adenosyltransferase codes for MSEQDAAEDDDVVASEASVDARHATKMAKKKVARDKIMATKSGEKGLIIVHTGAGKGKSSSAFGMIVRCVAHGFPCAVVQFIKGAWDTGERRLLTGHFGELCQFHAMGEGFTWETQDRARDVAAAKAGWEKAKQLILDPGLRMVVLDEINIALRYDYLEIAEVVEFLKASKPPMTHVVLTGRNAKDELIEIADLVTEMTLVKHPFRSGIKAQPGVEF; via the coding sequence ATGTCTGAACAGGATGCAGCCGAGGACGATGACGTCGTCGCCTCCGAGGCCTCGGTCGACGCCCGCCATGCAACGAAAATGGCGAAGAAAAAGGTCGCCCGCGACAAGATCATGGCGACCAAGAGCGGCGAAAAGGGACTGATCATCGTCCACACAGGCGCGGGAAAGGGAAAATCATCCTCTGCCTTCGGAATGATCGTGCGATGTGTTGCGCATGGCTTTCCCTGCGCGGTCGTGCAGTTCATCAAGGGCGCCTGGGATACCGGCGAGCGCCGCCTGCTCACTGGTCACTTCGGCGAGCTCTGCCAGTTTCATGCGATGGGCGAAGGCTTTACCTGGGAAACGCAGGACCGCGCCCGCGACGTCGCCGCCGCAAAGGCGGGATGGGAGAAGGCGAAGCAACTGATTCTGGATCCCGGCTTGCGCATGGTCGTGCTTGACGAGATCAACATCGCGCTCCGCTACGACTATCTAGAGATCGCCGAGGTCGTCGAATTTCTGAAAGCCTCGAAGCCGCCGATGACGCATGTCGTTCTCACCGGCCGCAACGCAAAGGACGAGTTGATCGAGATCGCGGATCTCGTCACCGAGATGACGCTGGTGAAGCATCCCTTCCGATCCGGCATCAAGGCGCAGCCGGGCGTCGAGTTCTGA
- the cobW gene encoding cobalamin biosynthesis protein CobW, which translates to MNSLTKVPVTVVTGFLGSGKTTLIRHLITNANGKKLAVLVNEFGSEGVDGEILKSCADANCPAENIVELANGCICCTVADDFIPAMEQLLARKVRPDHILIETSGLALPKPLLKAFDWPEIRSRITVDGVIALADAEAVAAGRFAPDPDAVGAQRAADDNLDHETPLSEVFEDQIACADIVLLTKADLAGSAGLEAAKAAIEAEMPRRVPMLPVVDGAVDARVILGLEAAAEDDLAARPSHHDGEDEHEHNDFASVVVDLPEVTDIDALVVSIQRLAREQNVLRAKGYIAIEGKPMRLLLQSVGERVRHQFDQPWGTRARQSRLVVIGEHGDIDEAAIRAGLGIAGLGI; encoded by the coding sequence ATGAACTCCCTCACCAAGGTCCCTGTCACCGTCGTCACCGGCTTTCTCGGATCGGGCAAGACGACGCTGATCCGGCATCTGATCACCAACGCCAACGGCAAGAAGCTCGCGGTGCTCGTCAACGAGTTCGGCAGCGAAGGCGTCGATGGCGAGATCCTGAAATCCTGTGCCGATGCCAATTGTCCGGCGGAGAACATCGTTGAGCTCGCCAATGGCTGCATCTGCTGCACCGTGGCCGACGATTTCATTCCAGCCATGGAGCAATTGCTCGCGCGCAAGGTGAGGCCCGATCATATCCTGATCGAGACATCAGGGCTGGCTTTGCCAAAACCATTGCTCAAGGCGTTCGACTGGCCGGAGATCCGCTCGCGGATCACGGTTGACGGCGTAATCGCGCTGGCTGACGCGGAGGCCGTAGCTGCCGGTCGCTTCGCGCCGGATCCGGACGCCGTGGGAGCGCAGCGCGCGGCCGATGACAATCTCGATCACGAGACGCCGCTCTCGGAAGTGTTCGAGGACCAGATCGCCTGCGCCGACATCGTGCTGCTGACCAAAGCGGACCTTGCCGGCTCGGCCGGGCTCGAAGCGGCAAAGGCTGCGATCGAGGCCGAGATGCCGCGCCGTGTGCCGATGCTGCCGGTCGTCGATGGCGCCGTCGATGCGCGCGTGATCCTCGGCCTCGAAGCAGCCGCCGAGGACGATCTTGCCGCGCGTCCCTCGCATCATGACGGCGAGGACGAGCACGAGCACAATGATTTTGCCTCCGTTGTCGTCGATCTTCCGGAAGTGACGGACATCGATGCGCTGGTTGTTTCGATCCAGCGCCTGGCGCGCGAGCAGAATGTGTTGCGCGCCAAGGGCTATATCGCGATCGAAGGCAAGCCGATGCGGCTGCTGCTGCAATCGGTCGGCGAGCGCGTGCGGCATCAATTCGATCAGCCGTGGGGCACGCGAGCGAGGCAATCAAGACTGGTTGTGATCGGCGAACACGGCGACATCGATGAAGCAGCGATCAGAGCAGGACTTGGGATTGCGGGACTAGGCATCTGA
- a CDS encoding DUF1636 domain-containing protein, producing MTVILHVCITCRAGQTLSEGETAPGKRLHAAILDAGVPEGVSVVPVECLSACSQGCSVALSAPGRWSYVYGRLSDANARDVIAGASAYVAAPDGIVPWRSRPEIFRKQSLARIPPIAIVPEAAE from the coding sequence ATGACTGTCATACTTCACGTCTGCATTACCTGCCGTGCCGGCCAGACGCTCAGCGAGGGCGAGACCGCGCCCGGCAAGCGCCTGCATGCCGCCATTCTCGACGCCGGCGTGCCCGAAGGTGTCAGCGTGGTTCCCGTCGAATGTCTGTCCGCGTGCAGCCAGGGCTGCTCGGTCGCGCTCAGCGCGCCGGGACGATGGTCCTATGTCTACGGCCGTCTGTCGGACGCCAATGCGCGCGATGTGATTGCCGGCGCATCTGCCTATGTGGCGGCGCCCGATGGCATCGTGCCGTGGCGCAGCCGCCCCGAAATTTTCCGCAAGCAATCGCTCGCTCGCATTCCGCCCATTGCCATCGTGCCGGAGGCCGCCGAATGA
- the cobN gene encoding cobaltochelatase subunit CobN, with protein MHVVFRESRGLEETATPRDIGQDPADLVVLSFSDSDLAAFASGWRRGRASLPSLRLANLAELRHPLSVDTYVERTLLQARGILVRLIGGESYWSYGLAALHQLAKDRNIALAVLPADGRDDERLEVFSTLPVSTLRRLKVLCDKGGPVAAQAAIAQLALASGLYAGPVVGEIDIPEVGLYDPTCGVVAVPTFEGRPRALVTFYRSYLTAADTGPVDALIAALRQKGFEAYGAFVTSLKAAGVADWLRAHFAQHPPAAIVNATAFSAIGDDGTTPFDAAACPVFQVALSTARREDWAESLRGLAPGDLAMHVVLPEVDGRLFAGVVSFKSPGKLDPDLQFAHLAHRADDERVSAVVARVAAWHRLAIKSASEKRLAIVLSNYPGRPHQIAHAVGLDALASVEALLSDLGEAGFDVEATDVLGDILLRKQLTWSVAEYRTALSGLSRQLRDDLTRAWGAPEDDPSCHGGAFRFAAIRCGKAIIAVQPERGEVGQRDADYHDLSRTPRHAYVAFYLWLQREAVDAIIHMGAHGTLEWLPGKSVALSSACWPDALIGDVPVIYPFIVNDPGEAAQAKRRIGAVTIGHLPPPLAKAAVPEGLRQLERLLDEYSTADGLDPARRQRLIAAIRDEARAAGLEDDLGLGASAGPAEAIPLIDRFVCDLKESQHGDGLHVFGRGACGEGEKAALLGALAGRRVAPGPAGSPYRGREDVLPTGRNLFAVDPRAVPTPSAHAQGIKLAEELLRRHLQDHGDWPKGLVVDLWGSSTMRTAGEDFAMALHLAGVAPRWDHGSGRVTGYDIIAPAELGRPRIDVTLRVSGLFRDVFSGLAQLFEAAAQALSEREEEGDENPYRHRASRVFAPCPGQYGVGLSSIPAVFTQESRDAAGEAWLSASSWAFSSDGAMQPDRAGIEARLSAADAFVHTQDLPETDLLLAADYAAHEAGIAAAAARLGNAVELYHLDATRPDQPRARRLTEEISRVVRARAAYPAWIVGMMRHGFRGAAEITATLEHMATFAHLADAVPPHLFDLYYDATLGNDDVRAFMACENPAALAAMETCFTRLHEASLWKTRRNSIAAALREAS; from the coding sequence ATGCACGTCGTTTTTCGCGAGAGCCGCGGCCTTGAGGAGACCGCGACGCCCAGAGACATCGGCCAGGACCCGGCCGATCTCGTGGTGCTCTCGTTCTCGGACAGTGATCTTGCAGCCTTCGCGTCGGGCTGGCGGCGCGGGCGCGCCAGCCTGCCGTCTCTGAGGCTCGCCAATCTTGCTGAGCTGCGTCACCCGCTATCGGTGGACACCTATGTCGAGCGAACGCTGTTGCAGGCGCGGGGCATTCTGGTCCGCCTGATCGGGGGAGAATCTTATTGGTCGTATGGGCTGGCTGCCCTGCACCAGTTGGCAAAGGATCGCAACATCGCGCTTGCCGTGCTGCCTGCCGATGGTCGCGACGATGAACGGCTGGAAGTTTTCTCCACGCTGCCGGTCTCAACGCTCAGGCGACTCAAGGTTCTCTGTGACAAGGGCGGCCCGGTTGCTGCGCAGGCGGCGATTGCGCAGCTTGCACTGGCGTCAGGCCTTTATGCGGGACCTGTCGTCGGGGAGATCGACATTCCCGAAGTCGGACTCTACGACCCCACGTGCGGTGTTGTGGCAGTACCCACATTCGAGGGGCGACCGCGTGCGCTGGTCACTTTCTACCGCTCCTATCTCACTGCGGCCGACACCGGTCCGGTCGACGCGCTGATCGCGGCGCTGCGGCAGAAGGGCTTTGAGGCGTACGGCGCATTCGTCACCTCGCTGAAAGCGGCGGGCGTCGCGGATTGGTTGCGCGCGCATTTCGCGCAGCATCCTCCGGCGGCCATCGTCAACGCGACCGCGTTTTCGGCAATCGGCGACGACGGCACGACACCATTCGATGCTGCTGCGTGTCCGGTGTTCCAGGTCGCCTTGTCCACGGCCCGGCGCGAGGATTGGGCGGAATCGCTTCGCGGCCTCGCGCCAGGTGACCTCGCGATGCATGTGGTCTTGCCGGAGGTCGATGGCCGGTTGTTCGCCGGCGTCGTGAGCTTCAAGTCACCGGGCAAGCTCGATCCCGATCTGCAATTCGCTCATCTTGCGCACAGAGCCGACGACGAGCGCGTGAGCGCCGTCGTTGCGCGGGTCGCGGCCTGGCATCGGCTTGCGATCAAGTCGGCCAGCGAGAAACGGCTGGCGATCGTGCTCTCGAACTACCCGGGCCGCCCGCACCAGATCGCCCATGCGGTCGGGCTCGACGCGCTCGCCTCGGTCGAGGCGCTGCTTTCCGATCTCGGCGAAGCCGGCTTCGATGTCGAGGCGACAGACGTGCTTGGCGACATTCTGTTGCGGAAGCAATTGACCTGGAGCGTCGCCGAGTACCGTACGGCGCTGTCAGGCCTATCACGCCAGTTGCGGGATGACCTCACCCGCGCCTGGGGCGCGCCGGAGGACGATCCGAGTTGCCATGGTGGTGCGTTTCGCTTCGCCGCGATCCGCTGCGGCAAGGCCATCATCGCGGTCCAGCCGGAGCGCGGCGAGGTCGGTCAGCGCGATGCCGACTATCACGATCTCTCGCGCACGCCGCGTCATGCCTATGTCGCCTTCTATCTCTGGCTCCAGCGCGAGGCGGTCGACGCCATCATCCACATGGGCGCGCATGGCACGCTCGAATGGCTGCCCGGCAAATCCGTCGCACTGTCGTCCGCGTGCTGGCCGGATGCGCTGATCGGCGATGTGCCGGTGATCTATCCCTTCATCGTCAACGACCCCGGCGAGGCGGCGCAGGCCAAACGGCGGATCGGCGCGGTCACGATCGGACATCTGCCGCCGCCTTTGGCGAAGGCTGCGGTGCCTGAAGGCCTGCGCCAGCTCGAGCGACTGCTCGATGAATATTCGACGGCCGACGGCCTTGATCCGGCGCGCCGCCAGCGCCTGATTGCGGCCATCCGCGATGAAGCGCGTGCCGCCGGGCTGGAAGATGATCTGGGTCTTGGTGCTTCGGCTGGACCAGCCGAAGCCATTCCTTTGATCGATCGCTTCGTCTGCGACCTCAAGGAAAGCCAGCACGGTGACGGCCTGCACGTGTTCGGCCGCGGCGCTTGCGGCGAGGGGGAGAAGGCGGCGCTGCTCGGGGCACTTGCCGGCAGGCGCGTTGCGCCGGGGCCGGCGGGCTCACCATATCGCGGGCGCGAGGACGTGTTGCCCACGGGCCGCAATCTGTTTGCCGTCGACCCCCGCGCCGTACCCACGCCGTCGGCGCATGCGCAAGGCATCAAGCTCGCCGAGGAATTGCTGCGCCGTCACTTGCAGGATCATGGCGACTGGCCGAAGGGGCTCGTCGTCGATCTCTGGGGTTCCTCGACCATGCGCACCGCGGGCGAGGATTTTGCGATGGCCCTGCATCTGGCGGGCGTCGCGCCGCGCTGGGATCACGGATCGGGCCGCGTGACGGGTTACGACATCATCGCGCCGGCCGAGCTCGGCCGTCCCCGCATCGACGTGACGCTGCGCGTATCCGGCTTGTTCCGCGACGTCTTTTCGGGTCTCGCGCAATTGTTCGAGGCGGCGGCTCAAGCGCTCTCGGAGCGCGAGGAGGAGGGCGACGAAAATCCTTATCGTCATCGCGCGTCACGCGTGTTTGCGCCGTGTCCCGGGCAGTATGGCGTCGGCTTGTCGTCGATACCTGCCGTCTTCACGCAGGAATCGCGCGATGCGGCCGGCGAGGCCTGGCTGTCGGCATCGTCCTGGGCCTTCTCGTCCGATGGCGCGATGCAGCCCGACCGCGCGGGCATCGAGGCACGGCTCTCTGCCGCCGATGCCTTTGTCCATACCCAGGATCTGCCGGAGACAGACCTGCTGCTCGCTGCTGACTATGCGGCGCATGAGGCGGGCATCGCGGCTGCCGCGGCGCGGCTCGGCAACGCGGTGGAGCTCTATCATCTCGATGCCACGCGTCCCGATCAGCCGCGTGCGCGCAGATTGACCGAGGAGATATCACGCGTGGTGCGTGCGCGCGCTGCCTATCCGGCCTGGATCGTGGGCATGATGCGCCACGGCTTTCGTGGTGCAGCCGAAATCACCGCGACGCTCGAGCACATGGCCACCTTTGCACATCTTGCTGATGCCGTGCCGCCGCATCTCTTCGATCTCTATTACGATGCGACGCTGGGCAACGACGATGTCCGCGCCTTCATGGCGTGCGAGAATCCGGCAGCGCTCGCCGCGATGGAGACCTGCTTCACCCGCTTGCATGAGGCGTCGCTCTGGAAGACGCGCCGCAATTCGATTGCGGCCGCGCTGCGGGAGGCATCATGA
- the cbiB gene encoding adenosylcobinamide-phosphate synthase CbiB, whose product MSFAGAMAVAMTVDALLGWPGALFARIGHPVTWIGRLISLLDRNWNRPAAAPAIRRIAGVAAALSVIGLCVALGWIVQAVLSPGWGSAMILGILAWPMVALRSLYDHVAAVAQPLQSGDIDAARLAVAQIVGRDPTTLDEAGIARAAIESLAENASDGIVAPVFWGALFGLPGIFGYKAINTLDSMIGHRSERHLYFGWAAARIDDVANFIPARLTGFLFGLVSARFSKALSCMVRDANRHRSINAGWPEAAMAGALGVRLSGPRSYHGSMTEEPWLNERACDPLAADISQGLWLYIRAMALLGASLVALALA is encoded by the coding sequence GTGAGTTTTGCCGGGGCAATGGCGGTGGCGATGACGGTGGACGCCTTGCTGGGGTGGCCCGGCGCGCTGTTTGCGCGCATCGGACACCCCGTGACCTGGATTGGCCGGCTGATCAGCCTCCTCGACCGCAACTGGAACCGACCCGCCGCCGCGCCGGCTATCCGCCGCATCGCAGGCGTCGCCGCCGCGCTATCGGTGATCGGGCTGTGCGTTGCATTGGGCTGGATCGTGCAGGCCGTGCTGTCTCCGGGATGGGGCAGCGCCATGATCCTCGGAATCCTGGCATGGCCTATGGTCGCGCTCCGCTCGCTTTATGATCATGTCGCTGCGGTGGCGCAGCCGCTGCAATCGGGCGATATCGATGCCGCGCGTCTCGCGGTCGCGCAGATCGTGGGGCGCGACCCCACAACGCTTGATGAAGCGGGAATCGCGCGGGCAGCCATCGAGAGTCTCGCCGAAAACGCGTCCGATGGCATCGTAGCGCCGGTGTTCTGGGGCGCGCTGTTCGGCCTGCCGGGAATTTTTGGCTACAAGGCCATCAATACGCTGGATTCCATGATTGGTCATCGTTCCGAACGTCATCTGTATTTCGGCTGGGCGGCTGCGCGCATCGATGATGTCGCCAACTTCATCCCCGCGCGTTTGACAGGCTTCCTCTTCGGGCTGGTCTCCGCGCGCTTCTCGAAGGCGCTGTCCTGCATGGTGCGGGACGCGAACCGCCACCGTTCGATCAATGCTGGCTGGCCGGAGGCCGCCATGGCCGGCGCGCTCGGCGTACGGTTGAGCGGGCCGCGCAGCTATCATGGCAGCATGACCGAAGAACCTTGGTTGAACGAGCGGGCATGCGATCCCCTTGCTGCCGATATCTCGCAGGGCCTGTGGCTCTACATCCGCGCGATGGCGCTGCTCGGTGCTTCGCTCGTGGCCTTGGCTTTGGCATGA
- a CDS encoding cobyric acid synthase: MARALMIQGAGSDVGKSLIVAGLARAARRRGLSVLPFKPQNMSNNAAVTVDGGEIGRAQALQALAAGVEPHTDMNPVLLKPETDVGAQIIVHGKRIATARAREYANLKPSLMGAVLESFGRLKDRADLVLVEGAGSPAEVNLRKSDIANMGFARKADVPVVLIGDIDRGGVIAQLVGIKTVIDAEDAAMIQGFVINKFRGDPTLFDDGYRLIEARTSWRGFGVLPYFTRATELPAEDALGLGEARKPGQCKIAFLALSRIANFDDLDPLKLEPGVDLVMVRPGEAVPGDARLVIIPGSKSTRGDIAFLRAQGWDIDLLAHRRRGGHVLGVCGGYQMLGRSVADPEGIEGPAGETEGLGLLDVTTVMTGEKTLTRVTAQHVATRQPIDAYEIHIGRTDGPDRARPFALLDGAPEGAVSRDGRVYGSYLHGLFASDDFRGSFLRQLDISVTDQPYRGRVENALDALADHIEAHLDVDGLLGLAR; the protein is encoded by the coding sequence ATGGCGCGCGCGTTGATGATCCAGGGAGCGGGCTCGGACGTGGGCAAATCGCTCATCGTCGCAGGGCTCGCGCGCGCCGCGAGACGCCGTGGCCTGAGCGTGCTCCCGTTCAAGCCGCAGAACATGTCGAACAATGCGGCGGTGACGGTGGACGGTGGCGAGATCGGCCGCGCGCAGGCCTTGCAGGCCTTGGCTGCCGGCGTCGAGCCGCACACCGACATGAATCCCGTCTTGCTGAAGCCTGAAACTGATGTCGGCGCGCAGATCATCGTCCATGGCAAGCGCATCGCCACTGCGCGGGCACGCGAATATGCGAACCTGAAGCCGTCGCTCATGGGCGCGGTGCTCGAGAGTTTTGGGCGGCTGAAGGATCGTGCCGATCTCGTGCTCGTCGAAGGCGCCGGCAGCCCGGCCGAGGTCAATCTGCGCAAATCCGACATCGCCAATATGGGCTTTGCTAGGAAAGCCGACGTCCCGGTGGTGCTGATCGGCGACATCGACCGCGGCGGTGTCATTGCGCAGCTCGTCGGCATCAAGACCGTGATCGACGCGGAAGATGCTGCGATGATCCAGGGGTTCGTCATCAACAAGTTCCGCGGCGACCCCACGCTGTTTGACGACGGCTACCGCCTGATCGAAGCCAGGACATCCTGGCGCGGCTTTGGGGTGCTGCCCTACTTCACGCGCGCGACCGAGCTTCCGGCCGAGGATGCGTTGGGGCTCGGCGAGGCGCGCAAGCCCGGCCAATGCAAGATTGCGTTTCTTGCATTGTCGCGGATCGCCAATTTCGATGATCTCGATCCACTCAAGCTAGAGCCCGGTGTCGACCTCGTGATGGTCCGCCCAGGAGAAGCCGTTCCCGGCGACGCCAGGCTCGTGATCATTCCCGGCTCGAAATCGACGCGCGGCGATATCGCCTTCCTGCGCGCGCAGGGCTGGGACATCGATCTCCTCGCACATCGCCGCCGCGGCGGCCACGTGCTCGGCGTCTGCGGCGGCTACCAGATGCTCGGGCGCAGCGTCGCCGATCCCGAGGGGATCGAAGGACCGGCGGGCGAAACCGAAGGCCTCGGGCTTCTGGATGTGACGACGGTGATGACCGGGGAAAAGACGCTCACCCGCGTCACCGCGCAGCACGTCGCGACCAGACAACCGATCGATGCCTATGAGATCCATATCGGGCGAACCGATGGGCCTGATCGCGCGCGTCCGTTCGCTCTGCTCGATGGAGCGCCGGAAGGCGCGGTCTCACGCGATGGACGCGTATATGGCAGCTATCTGCACGGTCTGTTTGCGTCCGACGATTTCCGCGGCTCGTTTCTCAGACAGCTGGACATTTCGGTGACGGATCAGCCATACCGTGGAAGAGTGGAGAACGCGCTCGACGCGCTTGCTGATCACATCGAGGCTCATCTCGATGTCGACGGGCTGCTCGGCCTCGCGCGTTGA